The DNA segment GGATAACCAAGCGAAGCATCTTTGGAAAAATTCACGTTTTCTTCCAATGCTCTTTGAATTCTGTTTTTCCGTTCTTCTTGCGAAAGTTTCTTCCAGTATATCATGACTAAAATGTTTTAAACAAAGATAATTTTAATAATCTTCATAGATGGGATAATTTTCTGAATTTGGAACTTGGTATTTTTCAAACTAACTTTGTTATATGAACAACCCAACTCTCGAACTTCAAATTCAAACCTTGCCCGACGGCCCTGGAGTGTATCAATATTATGATAAGGAAGGGAAGATTTTGTATGTGGGCAAAGCCAAAAATCTTAAAAAAAGGGTTTCTTCCTATTTCAATAAAATTCACGATACGGCCAAAACGAATGTCTTGGTCAAAAAAATCGTGACCATAAAACATATTGTCGTCCCCACCGAAACCGATGCGCTTTTATTGGAAAACAACCTTATCAAAACCCTTATGCCAAGATATAATGTCTTGTTGAAGGATGATAAAAGTTATCCTTGGATTTGCATCAAAAAAGAACCTTTTTCACGAATATTTACCACCCGAAGAATGGTCAAGGATGGTTCGGAATATTTTGGACCGTACACCAGTTTCAAGACGGTGCATACTATTTTAGATTTAATAAAGGAACTTTATCCGTTACGCACTTGTAATTATGATTTGAGTAAATCGAATATCGAAAGTGGAAAGTTTAAAGTTTGTCTCGAATATCATATTGGCAATTGCAAAGGGCCTTGCGAAGGCTATGAATCATTGGAAGAGTATCAAAAACAAGTCGATGCCATTCGCGAAATCCTGAAAGGGAATTTCAAGGAATCAATGAAGGATTTCAAAAAATTGATGACGAATTTGGCCAAAGAAATGCGCTTTGAGGAAGCTCAAAAAATTAAAGAAAAAATAGAAATTCTCGAAAATTACCAATCACGTTCCACCATTATAAACCCGAAAATCACCAATATCGACGTGTTTTCGATAGTTTCTGACGAAAGTGCCGCCTTCGTGAACTTTCTGCAAATTTCCCACGGTTCGATTATTCGTTCGCACACGATGGAAATCAAGAAGAAATTGGACGAAACCGACGAAGAGTTGTTGGAATTGGCGATTATCGAACTTCGGGAACGTTTTCAATTATTGTCCAAAGAAATAATAGTTCCGTTTGAAGTGGATTTAGGCGAAAAGATAAAAGTTACTGTTCCGCAATTGGGCGACAAAAAACAGATTTTGGATTTGTCCATTCGCAACGCCAAGTTTTACCGAATCGAACAATTGAAACAACTGCAAATCGTGGATCCCGATCGTCACGCCAATCGAATTATGGCGCAAATGCAAAAAGATTTGCGATTGCCCAAGGAACCGCGACACATCGAATGTTTCGATAATTCGAACATTCAAGGAACCAATCCCGTGGCGGCTTGCGTGGTTTTCAAGGATGGAAAACCCAGCAAAAAAGATTATCGTCATTTCAATATAAAAACCGTCGAAGGCCCTGATGATTTCGCTTCGATGACCGAAGTGGTATATCGTCGTTACAAACGATTATTGGACGAAAACGAACCTTTGCCGCAGCTCATCATCATCGATGGAGGTAAAGGACAATTATCGTCGGCTTTGAAAAGCATCGACGAATTGGGCTTGCGCGGAAAAATCACGATAATTGGCATTGCCAAACGATTGGAGGAACTGTTTTATCCCGGCGACTCGATTCCGTTGTATTTGGACAAAAAATCCGAAACTTTGAAGGTTATCCAGCAATTGCGGAATGAAGCACACCGTTTCGGAATTACTTTTCATCGGGACAAAAGGAGTAAATCAGCATTGAATTCTTCGATGGAAAGCATTCCGGGAATTGGAGAAAAAACGATGATGGCGTTGATTCAACATTTTAAAAGTGTTAAAAGATTGAAGTTGGCCACAGAAAAAGAAATTTCCGATGTTATAGGTGTTTCAAAAGCCAAAAAAATTACCGACTTTTACAAAACCAATTAGCAAATCACGATGAAAAAATTTGCCTTATTCGTTTTCTTTCTTTTTACTTATCAGGCGTCTTTTTCACAGGACACTATCAAAAGACCCAAAATAGGATTGGTTCTTAGTGGTGGTGGTGCCAAAGGATTTGCGCACGTCGGGGTTTTGAAAGTACTGGAGGAATCGGGAATAAAAATAGATTTCATTGGCGGAACCAGCATGGGAGCCGTTATTGGCGGACTGTATGCTTCGGGTTACAATGCCACCCAAATTGACTCGATTGTTAGGGTAACCAATTTCGACAACTTGTTGATTGATTATATTCCTCGCTCTTCAAAAAGTTTTTATGAAAAAAGGAATGATGAGTTGTATGCCTTGATACTTCCTTTCAACAAATTCAAAATAGGCGCACCGCAATCCCTCTCCAGGGGGATGTTTAATTATAATTTATTCAATAAACTCACTTTGCACGTAAGACATGTTCGGGATTTCAACCAGTTGCCCATTCCTTTTTTATGCATTGCCACCGACATCGAAAAAGGAGAGCAAATTTTATTGGATAAAGGCGTTTTGGCCCAGGCTCTTTATGCCAGCTCTGCATTGCCTTCTGTTTTTTCTCCCGTAATATTGGACGACAGGTTTTTGATTGATGGCGGTGTAACCAATAATTATCCCATAGAAGAGGTGAGAAAATTAGGAGCCGACATCATCATCGGGGTCGATGTGCAAAATGGTTTGCGGGATAGGGAACAACTAAGGGACGGAACCAAGATTTTATTTCAAATTACCAATCTTCAAATGATTGAAAAAATGAAACTAAATTCTAAAAACACGGATATTTACATCAAGCCGGACATCAAGGATTATGGAGCAGTCTCGTTTGAAAAAG comes from the Flavobacterium limnophilum genome and includes:
- the uvrC gene encoding excinuclease ABC subunit UvrC — protein: MNNPTLELQIQTLPDGPGVYQYYDKEGKILYVGKAKNLKKRVSSYFNKIHDTAKTNVLVKKIVTIKHIVVPTETDALLLENNLIKTLMPRYNVLLKDDKSYPWICIKKEPFSRIFTTRRMVKDGSEYFGPYTSFKTVHTILDLIKELYPLRTCNYDLSKSNIESGKFKVCLEYHIGNCKGPCEGYESLEEYQKQVDAIREILKGNFKESMKDFKKLMTNLAKEMRFEEAQKIKEKIEILENYQSRSTIINPKITNIDVFSIVSDESAAFVNFLQISHGSIIRSHTMEIKKKLDETDEELLELAIIELRERFQLLSKEIIVPFEVDLGEKIKVTVPQLGDKKQILDLSIRNAKFYRIEQLKQLQIVDPDRHANRIMAQMQKDLRLPKEPRHIECFDNSNIQGTNPVAACVVFKDGKPSKKDYRHFNIKTVEGPDDFASMTEVVYRRYKRLLDENEPLPQLIIIDGGKGQLSSALKSIDELGLRGKITIIGIAKRLEELFYPGDSIPLYLDKKSETLKVIQQLRNEAHRFGITFHRDKRSKSALNSSMESIPGIGEKTMMALIQHFKSVKRLKLATEKEISDVIGVSKAKKITDFYKTN